The Prunus persica cultivar Lovell chromosome G7, Prunus_persica_NCBIv2, whole genome shotgun sequence genome has a segment encoding these proteins:
- the LOC18769877 gene encoding PAN domain-containing protein At5g03700, which produces METFTHFVTRLSSTQLLLITLTLLLYTPTWPSSAAAPQTELLRDFKATPDPSIQTFQSLLADPNGNFSLGFLRVNKTQLALALLHVPSSDPLWLANPAQLARWSDRTTLVFNGSLVLSDPQGRVFWSTHTQGDRVVLLNTSNVQVQTQSSVLWQSFDFPTNILVENQNFTSTMSLVSSNGLYSMRLGNNFMGLYAKFKSGSNSDQIYWRHRAMEVKAEIVEGRGPIYAQVNSDGFLGMYQTGNSAPVDIQPFNTFHRPVNGLRKVRLEPDGNFNGFYWDGSKWVPDFQAISLPCELPSPCGAYGLCGAGNGSCFCLDNRTEFRSGECFPVQNGDFCRSGLGEISNFWVIRRSGVELPYKELMGYQTTSSYGECERVCERNCSCWGAVYNNASGFCYTMDYPIQTLVGVGDESKMGYFKVREGAGRKKMNVGFGVGIGVVCGALVIFVGVAGVWSFRARRRKRGRGGGGVKRFTGQDGGLSPGPYKDLGSASFGSIEMGNNSR; this is translated from the coding sequence ATGGAAACGTTCACTCACTTTGTGACTCGTTTAAGTTCAACTCAGCTTCTTCTTATCACACTCACTCTActactctacacacccacaTGGCCATCTTCTGCTGCCGCCCCCCAAACAGAGCTTCTCAGAGACTTCAAAGCCACTCCCGACCCTTCAATCCAAACCTTCCAATCTCTCCTCGCCGACCCAAATGGCAATTTCTCACTGGGTTTCCTCCGAGTCAACAAAACCCAACTTGCTCTCGCTCTCCTCCACGTGCCCTCCTCAGACCCGCTCTGGCTCGCCAACCCGGCACAGCTAGCTCGCTGGTCCGACCGCACAACCCTCGTCTTCAATGGCAGCCTCGTCCTCTCCGATCCTCAGGGAAGGGTGTTCTGGTCAACTCACACCCAAGGCGACCGAGTTGTGCTCCTCAACACCTCCAACGTCCAAGTACAAACCCAGAGCTCAGTTCTATGGCAGAGCTTCGACTTTCCCACAAATATCCTCGTCGAGAATCAGAATTTCACATCGACCATGTCCCTCGTCTCCTCCAATGGGCTCTACTCAATGCGATTGGGGAATAATTTCATGGGTTTGTACGCAAAGTTCAAATCAGGCTCAAACTCAGACCAAATTTACTGGAGACACAGAGCCATGGAAGTCAAAGCTGAAATAGTCGAAGGCAGAGGACCGATTTACGCCCAAGTCAACTCGGACGGGTTCCTCGGAATGTACCAAACTGGGAACTCAGCGCCAGTCGATATTCAACCCTTCAACACCTTCCACAGGCCCGTCAATGGCCTCCGCAAGGTCCGGTTAGAACCGGACGGAAACTTCAACGGGTTTTACTGGGACGGGTCCAAATGGGTTCCGGATTTCCAGGCGATTTCTCTCCCCTGCGAGCTCCCCAGCCCCTGCGGTGCGTACGGTTTGTGCGGAGCAGGGAACGGCTCGTGCTTCTGTTTGGATAACCGGACGGAGTTTCGATCCGGTGAGTGTTTTCCGGTTCAGAACGGTGACTTCTGCAGAAGCGGATTGGGGGAGATTAGTAACTTCTGGGTTATACGGAGGAGCGGCGTGGAGCTGCCGTACAAAGAGTTAATGGGGTACCAAACGACGTCGTCGTACGGGGAGTGCGAGAGAGTTTGTGAGAGGAACTGCAGTTGCTGGGGCGCTGTGTACAATAACGCATCCGGGTTTTGTTACACCATGGACTACCCGATCCAAACACTGGTGGGCGTTGGGGATGAGAGCAAGATGGGTTATTTTAAGGTGCGGGAGGGtgcagggagaaagaaaatgaacgTGGGTTTTGGGGTGGGGATTGGGGTGGTGTGTGGGGCCCTGGTCATTTTTGTTGGGGTTGCTGGGGTTTGGAGTTTTAGGGCgcggaggaggaagagaggaagaggaggaggaggggtgAAGAGGTTTACAGGTCAAGATGGTGGGCTTTCACCCGGCCCGTATAAGGATCTCGGATCCGCAAGCTTTGGGTCCATT